A single window of Eucalyptus grandis isolate ANBG69807.140 chromosome 1, ASM1654582v1, whole genome shotgun sequence DNA harbors:
- the LOC104450236 gene encoding probable pterin-4-alpha-carbinolamine dehydratase, chloroplastic, whose amino-acid sequence MATPTPTAYLSFSPLRHPLSSPRLLQLPRLPKLRPPTPGRLAFRTRAMGKDLLGDFGARDPFPAELESKFGDKVLGNVDTEHRILIPVASALSLAEQDCSPVSHVQQPMSLDDAQKLLKKVVGWRLLEEESGLKLQCLWKLRDFKCGVELINRIYNVVEPTAHFPSLYLEPPNQVRAELWTSSVGGLSMNDFIIAAKIDRIKTSDLAPKKRVWA is encoded by the exons ATggccacccccacccccaccgcCTACCTCTCCTTCTCTCCGCTTCGCCATCCTCTTTCTTCCCCCCGCCTTCTTCAGCTTCCTCGTCTCCCTAAGCTCCGACCCCCCACTCCGGGGCGGCTCGCCTTCAGGACGCGTGCCATGGGAAAGGACTTGCTGGGCGATTTCGGGGCGAGGGACCCTTTCCCGGCGGAGCTGGAGAGCAAGTTCGGAGACAAGGTGCTGGGTAACGTCGACACCGAGCACAGGATCTTGATCCCCGTCGcctccgctctctctctcgccgAGCAGGATTGTTCCCCTGTTTCCCATGTCCAGCAACCCATGTCCCTCGACGACGCTCAGAAGCTCCTCAAGAAG GTTGTCGGGTGGAGACTGTTGGAAGAAGAAAGTGGGCTTAAACTGCAGTGCTTGTGGAAGCTGAGGGATTTCAAGTGTGGGGTCGAGCTGATTAACCGGATTTATAACGTGGTCGAACCCACTGCTCACTTCCCAAGTTTGTACTTGGAGCCACCCAATCAAGTTAGAGCTGAATTGTGGACTTCTTCCGTTG GGGGCTTGAGCATGAATGATTTCATCATAGCTGCAAAAATTGACAGGATCAAAACATCAGATCTGGCACCTAAGAAGAGAGTATGGGCATAA
- the LOC104450113 gene encoding LOW QUALITY PROTEIN: metacaspase-1 (The sequence of the model RefSeq protein was modified relative to this genomic sequence to represent the inferred CDS: deleted 1 base in 1 codon): protein MLLVNCSNCRTPLQLPPGAPSIRCALCHAVTLIADPRSLPPPPHSSSSSSSSSSFHHHHHLPQHYPPQRPPPSYGPPGPPPPAHGSKRALICGVSYRNTRDELKGCVNDAKCMKFLLTNRFKFPESSILVLTEDERDPQRRPTKRNIRMALQWLVQDCRPGDSLVFHYSGHGSQQRNYTGDEVDGFDETLCPSDFRTQGMIVDDEINATIVRPLPHGVKLHAVIDSCHSGTMLDLPFLCRMDRSGQYIWEDHRPRSGVWKGTSGGEVISFSGCDDNQTSADTSALSQVTSTGAMTYSFIQAIERGHAATYGSMLIAMRSTIRNTGNDLEGGLVTSLLTMLLNGGNLSTRLRQEPQLTANERFDVYAKPFSL from the exons ATGTTGCTGGTCAACTGCTCCAATTGCCGCACTCCGTTGCAGTTGCCACCGGGTGCCCCCTCCATCCGCTGCGCCCTCTGCCACGCCGTCACCCTCATCGCCGATCCTCGCTCCCTGCCTCCCCCT CCCcactcttcctcctcctcctcctcctcctcctccttccaccaccaccatcacctccCCCAACACTATCCTCCGCAGCGGCCGCCGCCGTCCTACGGGCCGCCGGGGCCCCCTCCTCCGGCCCACGGCTCGAAGCGAGCCCTGATATGCGGCGTCTCGTACAGGAACACCCGGGACGAGCTCAAGGGCTGCGTCAACGACGCCAAGTGCATGAAGTTCCTGTTGACCAATCGGTTCAAGTTCCCCGAGTCCTCCATCCTCGTGCTCACCG AAGATGAACGCGATCCTCAGAGGCGTCCAACCAAGAGGAACATAAGAATGGCGTTGCAGTGGCTTGTCCAAGACTGTAGGCCTGGGGATTCTTTGGTATTCCATTATTCCGGTCATGGATCCCAGCAGAGGAACTACACCGGTGACGAGGTGGATGGGTTTGACGAAACGCTCTGCCCTTCAGATTTTAGGACCCAAGGAATGATCGTCGATGATGAGATCAATGCTACAATCGTCAGGCCTCTTCCTCATGGTGTTAAGCTTCATGCCGTTATTGATTCTTGTCACAGCGGCACTATGTTAGATTTACCCTTTCTCTGTAGAATGGACAG AAGTGGTCAGTATATCTGGGAGGACCACAGACCTCGTTCAGGAGTATGGAAAGGGACAAGCGGGGGAGAAGTGATTTCTTTCAGCGGCTGTGATGATAATCAAACTTCTGCCGATACTTCG GCTCTGTCACAGGTTACATCGACAGGTGCTATGACTTATTCCTTCATCCAAGCCATTGAGCGTGGACATGCCGCCACTTATGGGAGCATGCTGATTGCGATGCGGTCTACCATTCGGAACACAGGCAACGATCTTGAGGGTGGACTTGTAACTTCTCTTCTCACGATGCTTTTGAACGGTGGCAACCTCAGCACACGACTAAGACAG GAACCTCAATTAACTGCGAACGAGCGATTTGATGTGTACGCGAAGCCCTTCTCTTTGTAG